GCGTCATTCCGGCGACCGTAGCCGGCTCTGCACTGACCGGCGCGCTGTCCATGGTATTCGGCGCAACGCTTCGCGCCCCGCACGGCGGCATTTTCGTACTGCCGATTCCGAACGCGGTAGGCCACCTCGGGATGTACGCTGTCTCAATCATCGCGGGAACCGTCGTTACGGCGATCGTGCTGAACATTTTGAAAAAACCGGTCGCAGCTGTACAAGAATAAACCATTTCACATTTTTAGGGGAAGCCGGGGACGGCTTTCCCCCTTTACTTGAGGAGGAGCTTAGCCATGAACATTCAAGGACTTCTGCATGAACAAAGCATTATGATACCGCTGGACGCATCGGATAAAGAAAGCTGCATCCGCGCGATGATCGACGGACTCGAGAAAGCCGGCTGCATCGGCGACAAAGCCGCGTATTTGGATGCGGTTCTGAAGCGCGAGCAAACCGGATCGACGGGGATCGGCTTCGGGGTAGCGATTCCCCACGGCAAATCCGCCGGCGTCACGAAGCCGGGCCTCGCGTTCGCCAAGCTGGCGAAGCCGCTTGACTGGCAGTCGCTCGACGGGAATCCGGTATCGATCGTCTTTATGATCGCGGTGCCGGAGGCGGCTGCGGGCAACGAGCATTTGCAAATTTTGATCGCCTTGTCCCGCAAGCTGATCGACGAGCAGTTCCGCGAAAGCCTGCTCAGCGTAACCGAGCCGCAGCAATTGACCGCTATTTTGCAAAACATTTAACATTTAATCAGGAGATGAATTTACCATGTTAACTAAAGACGTAACGATCCGGAACGAGTCCGGTTTCCATATTCGCCCGGCCCAGCTGTTTACCGAGAAAGCCGCTTCTTTTCAGTCCGACGTGAAGGTGATCGTGCACAAAGACGCGGACAATACGGAAGTGGACGGCAAAAGCATTTTGGGGCTGATGACGCTCGGGCTGGAAAAAGGCTCGGTCATCACCATCGCTACGGAAGGCTCCGATGCGGAGGCGGCGCTGGATGCGCTGACGTCCCTGGTGGAGAGCGGCTTCGGGGAAGCCTGATTCAAGGCAAGGCGCCTCCGGCGCTTAAAGGGATAGGAGGAGCAACTATGGAGGAGAAACAGCTGCAAGGGCTCGGGGTGTCGGCGGGGATCCGGATAGGGAAAGCCTTCGTATACGCGCCGGTCCGATTGACGGATATAGAGAAGAAGAAAACCGACGATCCCACCCGCGAAATCGAGCGGCTCCGGCAGGCGAAAGCCCGCTGCCAGGAAGAGCTGCAGGCTTTGATTGAGCGTGCCGTGAGCACACTGGGGGAGGAAAAGGCGGTCATCCTGAAAGGGCAGATCAGCTTTTTGCAGGACCCGACCTTCTTTCCGCCGATGGAGAAATTGATCGAAAAAGACGGATGGACGGCGGAAACGGCGGTTCATCAAATTGTGACGCAGATCGCCGGGCTTTTCGAAGGCATGGCTAACGAATATATGAGGGAGCGGGCGGCGGACGTCCGCGATGTGGGGAACCGGCTGTTTGCGCAGCTGTCCGAACGTAAAGGGACCGAGCTTTCCGACATCCGGGAACAGGTCATTCTCGTCGCCGACGATTTGACGCCTTCCGATACGGTGCAGCTCGATAAAAACAAGGTGCTCGGCTTCGTCACACGCATCGGGGGAAAAACATCTCATACCGCGATTCTCGCAAACTCCTTGGGGATTGCAGCTGTGCTCGGTTTGGGCGACGCGGTGGATGCGATCCGGCATGGCGACGAGATCGTGATCGACGGTACGACAGGACGCTGCTTCGTGAACCCTTCCGAGGGGACGAAAGCTTCGTATTTGCAGCAGCTGGAGCGGGAAGAAGCGGAGCGGGTCGAGCTGGCGGCGTACGCTGCTCGCGAAGCGGTCACGAAGGACGGCTTCCGCGTCGAGCTGGCGGCGAACATCGGCACGGTGGAAGAAGCTCAGGGATTGCTGGAGCTTGGTGCCGAAGGCATTGGCTTGTATCGGACGGAGTTTCTGTTCATGGGACAGTCGAGCATGCCGGACGAGGAGACTCAATTTGCCGCTTATCGAGCGGTCGCTGAGGCGGTGCAGGGCAAACCGGTCGTCATTCGCACGCTGGACATCGGCGGGGACAAGGAGCTGCCGTATCTCGAGCTGCCGAAGGAAATGAATCCGTTCCTCGGGTATCGGGCGATTCGGCTTTGTTTGGACCGCAAGGAGCTGCTGCTTACCCAGCTTCGGGCGATTTTGCGGGCGAGCGTATACGGCACCGTCAAAATCATGTTCCCGATGATCTCGGGCATGGACGAATGGCGGCAAGCCCACAGCCTGTACGAAGAAGCGCGGGAGCAGCTTCGCGCGGAAGGGAAGGCGGTCGCCGAGACGATCGAGCTCGGCATCATGATCGAGATTCCGTCCGCGGCGCTGATGGCGCCGAGCTTCGCGAAGGAAGTCGACTTTTTCAGCATCGGCACGAACGATCTCGTGCAGTACACGGTCGCGGTCGACCGGATGAACGAGAAGGTCGCGCATCTGTACGACTACTTCCATCCGGCGGTCATTCGTTTGATCAAAACGGTCATCGATGCGTCGAACAAATACGGCATATGGACCGGCATGTGCGGCAGCATGGCGGGCGATCCGCTGGCAGCGCCGCTGCTGCTCGGCCTCGGGCTGCACGAGTGGAGCATGTCCGCGTCTTCGCTGACCAGGGTGAAGAAGGTCGTGACGGACATGAAGCGCAGCGAATGCGTCGCTTTGGCCGAACGCATCCTCGAGATGGATACGGCCGCGGAGGTTCGGCAGGCGTTGGAGGCGTTTCGCCGGCCGGTTTCGGTGTGAGCGGCATAGTGTGAAAAATACCGTCAGAAGCGCGTTGCGGCGCTTTTGACGGTATTTTTTGTGCGGTGCCGCTTGCGACCGAGAGACGGAAAAACCGCCTCTCAGCGCCGCCGGAGTGTCGGGCCGGAGCCTGAGAGCGGGTAAAACCGGCTAACAGACCGGCGGCAGTCCGCGCAGGCGGCGGGTCGGCAGCTGAGAGGCGGAAGAACCGCCTCTCAGCGGTGCCGGAGTGTCGGGCCGGAGCCTGAGAGCGGGTAAAACCGGCTGACAGACCGGCGGCAGTCCGCGCAGGCGGCGGGTCGGCAGCCGAGAGGCGGAAAAACCGCCTATTAGCAGCGATCATTCGTCTATTTGAATAATATGCTCTTCACTCGCCCGTTCGAACGGTTTACTTCAAGCCAATCGATAGTCGCGGTATGCTCGTCATTCTTGCCGTTGCGGACAAGCTCATAAATATGAATGGTAACGCTATCGGCATCGGAGTGATCGACCTCAGTCCGAAATATGGATCCGATGTTATTTTGATCGCGAAAATTTTCGGAAATAGAAGTTGTATTCTCAGAACCGGTAACTACGTAAAAAGCTTCGGCATCGGTCAGACGAAACTGTTCGGGATCGCCTGCAGTCCGGTCGCCATCATCGAATTTTTGCATTTGCAGCCCGGTGAATCGGTCGGCGTATTCTTTATTCAAGAGCTCATAAATCAATTCCTCGCTCCCGGAAAAAGCTTCAAGCTTTTTGCCGAGATCATGTTTGGTATACCCCGTTATTTCTCCTAGAGGTTCAAAGCTTTGCGAAGACGTATCATAGATTGCCAGATTTTCGCTGATGATTTTCGAGCGATTGATACTGCTGCGAGACCGAACGAGCAGCGCATCCTGCGTCCCGCCTATATGGTAAGTGTATACATCGGTAAAACCGTGCCGGTACGAATCGGGGATTTGCAAATCGGTATAAAGTTTTGTCAGAAATGGAGCATCGTCAATTCCTGAATTTTGCAGATAAAATGTCCCTTTGGGTTCAGCGTTATATCCGCCAAAGCCGTCACCCGGGTAATCGATGGTTATGGAGTTTTCAGTAAAAGCCATAGTAAGCTTGCTGTATTCCGGATTGGAGAAAATAAACGCCTTGCCGTCGAAGGTGAAGTCGGAGTCGAGCTCGCCCAGACTGTGGCTAAACCCATGTACGACCGAAACGTGCAGATGATAACGGCTGTTCTCCAATTTGCTCACTTCGGCCGTGCCGAAGTTTAACGGATTGGTCCAGGGATACGCAAATGTGCCGGTCAGGACCGTATCGGCCGCGGATTTTGACGAAGCCGGCGGACTTACGCCCTCGGGCTGCGTCGAAATCCGAACCGTTCTCGTATCCGCCGACCATTCGACCTTTGCGCCAAGAGATTCTGCGATAAAACGAACGGGCACCAAAGTACTGCCGTTAAGATTTACAGGCGGAGCATCGAGTAAGATCTGCTCGCTGTTGCGGGTTGCCGTATTGGACCCTATTGTCAACGAAATGAGATTCAGACCTTTGCTTGCAGTTACAGTCGAGGTATTTCCGTCCCATTCGACCTTCGCTCCCAGCTCCTCGAATATGCTTCGAAACGGGACGAGCGTACTGCCGTTCGCGGTGACAGGCGGCTGCTCGAGCGCCAAATTATGGCCGTTTACTTGTATGGAAATGACTTCGGCGGAAGAAGCCGGTGGCGAGCGAAATTCCGTCCGGCTGGTTGCGTAGTCTTCCGCCGATACCCGGGGCGCGGCACATCCGGCAGAACATATAGTTAGCGCAATCGCCAGCTTCAAAGCGGCTGCTTTCATCTTCATGACGCTGGTATCTCCTTAAAATTTTAATATCTTCGATGTATCAAAATTTTAGTCGATGTCGCCAGTTGCATGACTCTCATCCTTTCCAAATAAATATCACCCCCGCGGGTAGTTGAATTCCCCGCGATAATTCGAAGCGTTATAATGCGGATATTTATCCGGCCTAGCCACAGGCTGCACCTCAGCGGGGCGGTCCTGCGTGTAGATGTACATGCGCTGCGGGTCCCACAGCACGATTTCGTCGCGGCCGTCGCCGGTCAGGTCGAGCACCTCCGCACACAGGTCGGGGTGGCCGTCCTCCGGGAACGTGACGACGCGCCGCCCGTGGCCGTCGATCAGGCCACCGTGCTGCGTATTGCCGTTCAGCAGCACGAGATCGCGGCCGTCGCCGGTCCAGTTGACCGGCGTGATCAGGTTGCCGTTGCACGTCGGCTCGAACTGGTGCAGCAGCCGGCCGGTGCCGTCGAAGAAATAGACGATGCCCTGCTCGCCCCAGAACGTCGACACGCACAGCTCCAGCCCCTCGAGTTCCGGCCGGTAGTTGCCGACGCTGACGCGCTGGGCGTGGCCGATCATGTGCTTGTGCACGAGCTTGCCGTCCAGATCGGCGATCATAAACCCTTCTTCGCCGGAGGCGATGGCGATCAGCGGGTCCGGGCGCGACGGGTCCCAGCGGCCGATTAAAATCTCGTCGGTATGGTCGGTTTCCACCGGCAGCGTCCAGAGCAAGCGGCCATCGTGATCGACGAGATGGTAGCCGATGAACATCTCCTCTTTGCCGTCGCCGTCCACATCCGCCGTATAGGGGAAATGCCCGGTGATTCCCTCGTGAAAAGACCAGAGCAACCTAAGCTCGTTATCGTACACCCAGACGCGGCTGTACCGGTCTTTGATCAAGATGTCGCTGGGTGCCGGTTTGCCGGAAAAATTGCAAATCCGGATCGCATCGACATTGATCCGGTCGAACGCGTACTCGCGGAACGGCACGCTGTACAGCGGCTCGGGCGACGACGAGGAAAGCGGCGTCGGCACCGACTTTTTCACCTCGCCGGTGCGGCCGTCCAAAATCATCAGTTTGAAGTTGCGCGCCACGACCACTTCGTCATAACCGTCGCCGTCGACATCGCACACTTGAAACGGCAGGTCGGCCGAGAGCAGCGCATGGTCGGCAAGCGTGCTAGGCTCGCCGAGCTGCCACAGCACGTCGCCGTCCATCGTGATGGCGGTCAGGCAGCTGATGTGGGCATAAGCGTCCTTATGGCCGCGCTTCTGGTGCTGGGCGAGCACGATCTGCAGCTCGCTGCCGCCGGTCAGATGGCCGAAGCGGATTTGCCGCGCCGTGCCGAAATTTTTCAGGTCGATCGACTTCCACAGGCGAGGCTGCGGATACTCGCCGCGCTGCTGCGCCAGCTCCAACGCAGCGGTGCGAACCAAGGCGATCCACTGCGCATGCTGCTCCTCGGTCATCGTCACGCGGACATCGGCATATTGGGCGGGCATACGCGAAGACAGGCCGATTTTGCCGTGAGAATAAGAGGAGTCCTCTACCTGAAGGAACTCAGCGCCATCCACGGAAGCGCGGATGAAGGGGCCGTCGCAAACAACCTTTAAACGATAATAGGTGTCGCAATCGTACGGGAATCGTACGGAGGCGAGCTCGGCTACGACCGTTTGATCGCGCTTCAGCAGCACGAGTTTCCCGCCTTCGAAGCCGAGAAAATAATACCGCCGCCCGTGCTGGTAGCGAAACAGGATGCCTGTGTGCGAGCGCGTCGACAGCGGACGGACCGTCGCCTCCAGCGTATAGTCGCGCCAGCTGTCGTCGCCTTTGACGAGCAGCGGCCAATGGGCGGTAATCGCCGCCTGCGGGCGCGTCTGCTCCATATATTTGACGCCGGCGTCCTCCGTAATAATCCAGGTCGGTCCCATCCAGCCGTAGTAGACGACAGGATCGTACCAGCCGCCGTGATGGCCTTCGGACGGGTAATAATGATATTCGCCGATGGCGGAATGCTTCGGATCGTAAGGGAAAGGTCCGATCGAAAACTGGCTGAAATTGTCCTGCATGACGGGAATCATGTGCGCTTCTCCTCCAATGGTCGATGAAATGGAAAAACGAGGAGGTGATCGATCGGCGGAAGGCCATAACGAGCACTCCCCTGTGATCAACCACCCCGTGAAAAAATTTACAATCCGGCCACGATATACAAATTATACCCTATCGCATACAGCCGCTGGCAAGCTTTGTAATACGGATGGCTGTACCGGGCCAGCGCTTCCGCCGAATCCTCGGCATTCCGATCCGCCCACATCGTCACCGTGCCGTCCGGACGGAACGAAAGGATTTGCTCGCCCGGCAGGTCGAGCAGCTTCGACGCCATGGCGACGGTGCCGCCGACATTGCCGAAGGAGACGCCGCGGCGGTCGAACACCTCGCCGTCCCCGGCCGGCATCCCGCGCACGAGCTCGTGATAGCCGTCGCCGTTCAGATCGACGGGAATCGTCCTATACACGCTGAACGGGAGCGTGTAGGTCTTTCCGGTGGCGGCGTCATACACGAACTCGTCCATGTTTTGATGGAACCGTCCGTCGGGCCCGCACGTCTTCGCGCCGATGCGGATCGCCATCGTCACGTGGCTCCGGTCGTCCTGCAGCCGGGCCGCCCAGCCGATGTCCATATGCCCGTGGTCGACATCACCCCAGAGCCGCTGCCCCTGATCGTCGAACATGACGACGCGCGGCGTGGCCGCCGGGTCGGATTCGCGAACCGTGAAAATCGACCACTTCCCCGTGCGGCTGTCCAAAATCGGCTGGATCACGTCGGAGTGCCCGCTGTAGACGTCGCGGTCGGCGCAAAACAGCTCCTTGCCCGTATCCAGCTCGATGCACCGCTCGCCCCACAGCAGCTCGTCGACGCCGTCGCCGTTCAAATCGATGACCGGCGTAATATGGCTGCCGCGGGCTCCAGGATCGTCCTTCGCGATGTTCCGCTCCCAGCGCGGCGTCATGTCCGGCTTCCAGCCCTGCAGCCGCATGCTCCAATACGTGCCCTGCGCGGTGACGAGCACCGGCTCTCCGTGCGCGTAACCGCCCATAATGAAATGGCGGAACGTGCAGCTGAGCGGCTCTTCCTTGCCGCCGTCGTGCGGCCACGGCCACTGGCCGGTCGTCTCGCCCGTGCGCGCATCAAGCCGCTCCAGCCGGTAAAACGGCAGCGCAAACGGGTGCTGCTCGTTCAAATTGTTGACGTACCAAATTTCGTCGATGCCGTCCCCGTCCAGATCAAATGCATACACCGGGCAAAACCAAATGCCGGGGACTACCGTACGGCCCAGCTCGCGTTTCCACAGGATTTCGCCGGCGGCGGTGAACAGGGCCATTTTCAGCGTATCCGTCGGGTAAAAGAACATGTTCACCGAAGGATCGACGTCAAAATCGGCGGCATACACCGCCAGAAACGTACGCTCGCTGCCTCCCGTCCGTACTGGAATCGCCCGCAGCTGCCCGAGCTTTTGCCCGAGCGAAAGCTCCATCACTTTCTCCAATTGAATCGATCGAACCGAATTTCCCATAAGACGTGCCTCCTTAGTGTGAACGGAGACTGCCGACGGTTAGAACCGGGCAGTCTTGGTACATGCGCACGGACATCCCGGCCCGGAGCGGAATGGGCAGTCTCCAGTCGCCATCACTTCACGATATTTTTTCCTTCCGCGTTGTACCAATTGGTCCAGAACTGAATCGCTTTCTCTCCGCCGGCGGACATGTAGCGGCTGACGTAGTCGTCCCACGTCTTGTCCACATCGGCATTGCCGAGAATCGCTTTGGTCGTGTATTCGCTCGTGATCTTGCTGAGGTTAAAGCCGGCCAGTTCCGGATAATACGGCAGCGCTGCGCGCAGCACGTCGGGTTTGCCGATTTTCGCCGCAAGTTCGAGATTGTCCACGGCTTCCTTCGGATAGACAACGCCGATATATTTTTTGACGTCGTCGGTAAGCTGTCCCGTGCGGGCCAGCGAGAACGACCAGTGGATCGGTGCGAGCTGCTGGGCGAGTTCGATTTTACCGCCGCTTTCCTTGTAGTTGAAATCCGGAACGCCGAGGAACGAAAACTTCATCCCTTCCGGTGAGACGGCCCAATCAAGAAACTTCATCAGCTGATCGATGTTTTTCGTCGTCTTCGGAATCGCTACATAATGCCGGTTGAGGCTTGGATACGAGAAAAAGGCGGGTTTGCCGTCCGGCTGCGTCGGGACCGGGAGCGCGATGTACTGGCTCATGACCTCCTTCGGTATTTCCAGCCCGGACGGATAATGCCAGAAGCCGGAGATGACGCCGTATTTGAGCGATTTGAACTTTTGCTGAAAAATCGGCGAGGTGACGGTCGGAAACTCCGGATCGAGAATTTTATCGCTGACCAGCTTGTTCATGAATTTCAAAAACGCCTTGTACTCCGGAGTAATCTCGGGCGGCGTCACTTTGCCGTCGCGAATCGAGTAAGCCTCCGCATTAAACGCGGCTTTGAACGTGCGCGCGCCGTTGTCGACGTTGTTTGTCGTCAGCAGGCCGAACGTGTCGTTTTTCCCGTTGCCGTCGGGATCGTTGAAGGTGAACGCTTTCATGACGTTGTAAAAATCGTCGATCGTCTTCGGAATCGGCAAATTCAGCTTGTCGAGCCATACCTTGTTCACGTACACCACCTGGCTGAGACCGTCCGG
The window above is part of the Paenibacillus hamazuiensis genome. Proteins encoded here:
- a CDS encoding PTS sugar transporter subunit IIA, translating into MNIQGLLHEQSIMIPLDASDKESCIRAMIDGLEKAGCIGDKAAYLDAVLKREQTGSTGIGFGVAIPHGKSAGVTKPGLAFAKLAKPLDWQSLDGNPVSIVFMIAVPEAAAGNEHLQILIALSRKLIDEQFRESLLSVTEPQQLTAILQNI
- a CDS encoding HPr family phosphocarrier protein — encoded protein: MLTKDVTIRNESGFHIRPAQLFTEKAASFQSDVKVIVHKDADNTEVDGKSILGLMTLGLEKGSVITIATEGSDAEAALDALTSLVESGFGEA
- the ptsP gene encoding phosphoenolpyruvate--protein phosphotransferase, translating into MEEKQLQGLGVSAGIRIGKAFVYAPVRLTDIEKKKTDDPTREIERLRQAKARCQEELQALIERAVSTLGEEKAVILKGQISFLQDPTFFPPMEKLIEKDGWTAETAVHQIVTQIAGLFEGMANEYMRERAADVRDVGNRLFAQLSERKGTELSDIREQVILVADDLTPSDTVQLDKNKVLGFVTRIGGKTSHTAILANSLGIAAVLGLGDAVDAIRHGDEIVIDGTTGRCFVNPSEGTKASYLQQLEREEAERVELAAYAAREAVTKDGFRVELAANIGTVEEAQGLLELGAEGIGLYRTEFLFMGQSSMPDEETQFAAYRAVAEAVQGKPVVIRTLDIGGDKELPYLELPKEMNPFLGYRAIRLCLDRKELLLTQLRAILRASVYGTVKIMFPMISGMDEWRQAHSLYEEAREQLRAEGKAVAETIELGIMIEIPSAALMAPSFAKEVDFFSIGTNDLVQYTVAVDRMNEKVAHLYDYFHPAVIRLIKTVIDASNKYGIWTGMCGSMAGDPLAAPLLLGLGLHEWSMSASSLTRVKKVVTDMKRSECVALAERILEMDTAAEVRQALEAFRRPVSV
- a CDS encoding copper amine oxidase N-terminal domain-containing protein, with protein sequence MKMKAAALKLAIALTICSAGCAAPRVSAEDYATSRTEFRSPPASSAEVISIQVNGHNLALEQPPVTANGSTLVPFRSIFEELGAKVEWDGNTSTVTASKGLNLISLTIGSNTATRNSEQILLDAPPVNLNGSTLVPVRFIAESLGAKVEWSADTRTVRISTQPEGVSPPASSKSAADTVLTGTFAYPWTNPLNFGTAEVSKLENSRYHLHVSVVHGFSHSLGELDSDFTFDGKAFIFSNPEYSKLTMAFTENSITIDYPGDGFGGYNAEPKGTFYLQNSGIDDAPFLTKLYTDLQIPDSYRHGFTDVYTYHIGGTQDALLVRSRSSINRSKIISENLAIYDTSSQSFEPLGEITGYTKHDLGKKLEAFSGSEELIYELLNKEYADRFTGLQMQKFDDGDRTAGDPEQFRLTDAEAFYVVTGSENTTSISENFRDQNNIGSIFRTEVDHSDADSVTIHIYELVRNGKNDEHTATIDWLEVNRSNGRVKSILFK
- a CDS encoding extracellular solute-binding protein — encoded protein: MKRGYRTLKSLTVVTAAAVTVLAGCSGGSTSGGGSGSGAGAGNSGKSAAPAKFKVMFDYNVDPKGMSLTDNEYIRYLKEKTGVEVVLDSPGTAGYIDRLNVLMASGSYPDAFAVSDRDLIMKYAKDDLLADLTPYINDTAKYPNIKKVMPPDSWLPVTEKGKVFAFPYSRPDGLSQVVYVNKVWLDKLNLPIPKTIDDFYNVMKAFTFNDPDGNGKNDTFGLLTTNNVDNGARTFKAAFNAEAYSIRDGKVTPPEITPEYKAFLKFMNKLVSDKILDPEFPTVTSPIFQQKFKSLKYGVISGFWHYPSGLEIPKEVMSQYIALPVPTQPDGKPAFFSYPSLNRHYVAIPKTTKNIDQLMKFLDWAVSPEGMKFSFLGVPDFNYKESGGKIELAQQLAPIHWSFSLARTGQLTDDVKKYIGVVYPKEAVDNLELAAKIGKPDVLRAALPYYPELAGFNLSKITSEYTTKAILGNADVDKTWDDYVSRYMSAGGEKAIQFWTNWYNAEGKNIVK